CCCCATGACTCCTGAGATGTGCCACCAGTTCTGCCGAGCCTAACATGGGGTCTTTGGAGtgaaaatttctgtttttccttattGCTTAAACAATTAttgcttaaaattaaaataattaaaaaattattgtttaaaaaattaaaatctcagctTGTTAGTATTTTGTATAAATCTGCATGTTCCCTTCAAGAAAACCTTATCTCTGAGGAAGTGAGGTGTGACGTGGTTAAGGCAGCTCCCCAGGCTGCCTTGGTTTGCCCCCGCCCCTCATATAGGCTTCCCTGGTCACCCCTCACTGTCGCAAACTAAGACCTGAATATGAAAGCTTTCACACGCAGCCCAGATCCACGCACCTTTGCGTTTGCACTTCAGGCATTGTCTGCAGCAAGTGCTCAGTTCCAGGCCAGCTTCCAGAAGCTCCAAGACTCATCCCTTTATTCAGGAATTGAAAATGAACTGGAACTGAGGACTTTTAAACTGGAAGACATTTCAGAAATGATCAAATTTAATAGTTCCTAACCTTCTGGGATCGCAGACACCTTTGAAGATCTGATGTAGAAAGTGAGCCCACAAACTTGCACACCAATGCGAGTTTAAGGAGCCGCTGTGGTGCCCACGAAGCAGCCCTTCATGATTTAGTTGAGGAGGCTGCAGCTGAGCCCTGTGTCCCAAGGAGAAATCTGAGTTTTTAGTGGGAAAAATAGCACGTCACAGCAGGCAACAGAAGCTCACTGGCTACACTAAGTCCCATTTAGAAAactctgggccgggcatggtggctcatgcctgtaatgccagcacttcaggaggctgaggcgggcggatcacgaggtcaggagtttgagaccagactgaccaacacagtgaaaccccgtatctactaaaaatacaaaaattagccaggcatgttggcgcatgcctgtagtcccagctacttgggaggctgaggcaggagaatcgcttgaccggCATGAATGTTAAAATAGGCATCATTATTCAGAATGGACTCTGTGACAATCAGGTACAGATTATGAACAAGACCTGAGGCCATGCAAGGCAAGAATTAACACACACCCTAGAAACCACAGCGTCTCCTTCAGTGGGTTTAAATTGACCCAGGATACTGTGGCTGACGTTCCTACCTGACTCTGGGATAGCATCACGTGGCAGAGGCAGATCCTCTCTCTGAACTGAAGCGTTCCTGTGTACCAACTTCACGTCGTCAGACAAAGCTGAACtctcaaccaattgccaattgGAAAATCTTTGAACGCACCTGTGATCTATAATGCCCCCTGCTGCTTCACAATATCCCACCTTGTTAGGCCAAGTCAATGTACACCTTCCATGGATTGATTTATGATGTTACTCCAATTCGCCTTGGCACACCCTTTGCTCAGCTTGGGTTTCCCAAACCAGCTACCGGCCCCCAGCCCTCCACTCCCAACCAGCACACTCTTCATCTCACCAGCAACTCCACCTGTGCTCACCTGGGTGGGCTCTGCCGGCTGCCAATCTGCACCTGTTTCCCACCCCTCCTGACTGTAGGGCGCCCCCTCTCTGGGCAGTGCTCACTGTcactcagcccctcagcccctgaGCTCCCTGGGGTTCTCCATCTCTATAGGGTGCTGGCATCCTTCGGCCAGGACTCCTTTAATATAACCTGGATTCTGCTATGAAATGTACAGTCTCCAGAAAGTGTGACTGAGTCCCCATGTAAACCTTCTCTGTCACCTGGAATGTGGGGCATAGCCCCCAGCTTTCTGCTGTGGGTGAGCAAGGAAGCAGACAGCTTCAACTGGGCTGGCAAACACCCGACGTCTTATGTAGTGTCAGTCTTGGGAGGAAGCTGACGCCACACATAGAATGGCAGAAAAACCAACAGGTGAAACCTACTTTCAGGTCACCCTGTCTGTCTTCCTGGAGTTGGCAGTTTCATGGACCATTAGATCACCTCTCTTATGTCAATTTTAGGTGGATTTCAGCAAGTGCAACATAAAAGTCCTAACTGTCAACTTCACCCTCCTAACAAAGTTATTCTGGATGTGATGTCTCCACCAACGTCCTGTTCCCAGAGCCCCATCAGGTGTGTCCTCCTGGGCGGCAGCCTCGCTTCCGACATCTGGTGCCTTCATGCCAAGTACAGGCCCGGCACACCTCAGGCCCTCAGCcactgtttgttgaatgaataaatgaatctttCAGGTCTGACAAGGAAAGCCCAGGCTTTTATCAGGAAGGCTACAAAAATGCAGAAGTCACAGTATTCCTGGGAGCAAGAGATGCCTGAATGTCAACTGAGGTCGCTGTATTTTGAGGAAGCCACAGCCACGGTGAGCATGGAGGGAGAGACAACACAGAGGGACAGAACACAAACCTCTCCCCCTCCATGTGACCAGCAGGTTTCTGACTCTGAATATTGGTCAGACTCACACTAGAAGTACTCAGTGGTGCTTTGGAGCAGCTGCTCACCTCTTGTGATTCCTAGGCCATCTCCTGCTTGACACTGAAATATTCTGAGAACACTCTAAAGATGAGCTATGGACTTCCTGCTCAGACTTGATGCTCCTTAGACTTTTCCTTGGAGGTGGTGTTGGGTGCCAAAGATCCAGAATCTCAGCAGCCTCCACCCGCTGGCCCTGGGTCCCCGCTGCTGGCTCCCAGCTTCTGGTTTCTGCTGAGGAAGGCTGCAGGGCAGCAGCTTTAGGGAAAGCTTTGACTTTTGCAAATCTGGGCTCTCTCCAGTGTTTTCCTGAATGCCCCTACCAGTAACCTGGCTGTCGTCTCTGAGCCCTTCCTCATCCTCATCCCTGTGTGAATCATTCCAACTCCTGCTGTTTCTGCCCCCAAATGCACCTCCATGTGGCTCATGTCTCACCTTCTTGACTTCCTCCCTCTGGTGAAGCCGCTGCTGTCTCAGGGGCCTCTGCTAGCCCAGGCGGCTTCTTTGTGAACACAGAGCTAGGCACAGCCTCAAGCCATGCAGCCCTCTGGATGCAGAGTTTAGCAGGCAAGCAATGCCTTTGAGCAAATAAGAAAGGGTTGCGTTTTCCTTTGGCCAGTCTCAGCTTCGTGCCATGGCTCATGGCTTGGCAATGGGAGGCCTGATTTTAGCTCCTACCAGCCCCTCTGGGCCAGCTGCCCTTGTACAGTGAGCACCTGCATTCCTGCACTGGGGGCCCTGCTCTTGCCTGGATGCTGCACAAGCCTTGAGGGGTAGCTGCTTCCATTCCTACCTCCTTAGATCCATTGTCCACCTGCAGCCAGAGTGATGgttgtgtgtgtgcgcacacacacacacacacacacccctcctccCCTCCGTGCATATCAATGTCCTCCCCTTGCTCTTGGAATAGAGTCCAAACTACCTAACCTAGATGACGGGCCCAGTGTGGCTGATCAACAATAGGTTAGCTAATCTTTGGAAGGCAAGTTTCCCTTCAATAGCATGTAAGTTGGTGTGGAAAAGGGCTTTTTCTGTTAGGTTTTGCTTTTGCCTATCTTGTATATGTTACAACCTTGTAATCGGGCCCCTTGAgatttcagcaccacaccatgtTTTAGTGACTGAAATAATGAACATTCTGATCAGACCCTTGCTGCCTTGCACATGTTAACCACTTGCTCTTGGTCCAATATTCCTTGTTCCCACAACATAATGATAAACTGCTCATGTACTGTTTCTTTGCCCAGCAGCAAGACATATCTTTAGGGTCAGGAAAAGTTTGCAGAAAGAATGAATGCCTTGAAGGGCACTGTGACCAGCTGCTGACACCCAGAAGCCTGGTTGCTCAACCTGTTATCTGAGACTGAGGAAACAGACTTTTCCTCTCAAACTCCCTGACCTCCCCCTTCCTCACTCTCTAGCTACATAAAAAcattctgctgctgcttctttgttGAACTGAATTTGAGAGATCTTGCTCTCCTGCCTTCTTGCTTTGGCCAAATCGAATAAAACTTTCTCTATCTCCAAGCACCCATGTGTCAGTGTTTGGCATCAGCTCCACATCGGGTACAAGAGCATGAATTTGGGCCTCCCCAACATCTGCAgtgcaaaatatttaacaatgggTGTGGCACAGCCTCTGACCAACAGCCAGAACACACACCAGCCACACACAGCCATGCCTGTCAGCCGAATGTCAACCTTGCTCATGGCTGAAATGACCCCCAGACACAGGAAGTGCATCACACACAATTGTTGACTGAATCAATGAATGGGTGTAGGTGGGGGTTGGTGAGGTAAGTGCAAGGAACTGAAAACAATCGATGCTTCGTGGACCAGGGAAACCTCAGCAGGGAGAAGCTTAACTGGGAAGGGCCTTGTTGCCAACTGTGGGGACTTGGCTTCTGGCCAATGGTGACTGAGTGCAGGGTGAATGGCACATTTCTCAGGCTCGTGGTATATGTGTACAGGGACCAGGGTGGATCTCAGAGAGTACCAAGTGTGCCAGGTGGCAGAGAGATGCTCGGGGCCTGAACAGGCAAGAGAGGTGGCAGGCCTTCCAGAAAGGCAAGGAACCCAGGCAGTTCCAGACCTGAGTCTCCCCCTCCAGGCTATTCCCTTTGACTACAAAGGGGAATGAACACTGGGCTCCCTGCTGTGTTACAGCCCAGCACTTTGATCCTAGAGTTTATGATTACCAAACATTCAGGAACCAACCAATGAGGCAGGCAGCCTGCTTTCCAGGGGTAGGCAAGCCCCGGACACTATCTCCTGAATGCCACTGAGCGGCTGAGAGTTGAAGCTCCCTGGACACTCAAGGGTCTTGTGGTGACAGGTGAGGGGACTGGGTGGAAGGACAGTGCTCTGAGCATGCACCTTCCTtgggttctggaggctgggctgTTTTTTGTGCTTGGCTGTTACGCCACCTCAGCAACTTAAAAACTTACAATAAAGCTGGAGGGAGCCTTTCCTGAAACTTGTGCTTGGACACAGGATTTCTGCGATGTATGGTCCCTGGAGAAGCACCAAAGGGTTGGGCATGTGGCCTGCCTGAGGTAGGTGCCTTCTCAATGCACCAAGAATCTGAGACAGccagaaaaaggaaacagaggGAAGAGCGGTGGGTAGTTCATCTATCAGGGCTTCATAGAAGGTATTTTATTCAATCTTCAAAACAACTCTAGAAGGCAGGTTTTCTTCTCCCCTGttctatagatgaagaaatggaggctcagagaggttaagtgacatgcccaaggtcacacagctagaaagggATGGAGCCAGACTCCAATGCAGGTCTTTCTGACCCTACCTTCTCCCAGTGGCAGAGGCCTACTTTGTCATGGGCAAAAGCGGAAAGACACACCCTTGAGCAGGTCTCCCTGTTCCTGCAAGGCTGGGAGCTGTGCAGGCGCTCACATggtttcctctctcttctccaggCCTGGCGTAAAGGCGTGCAGGCAGGCCTAGCTCTGTCTCCTGGACTCAGAGATTTCAGACACAGAAGTCTGTCCATGGCTCCTTATCACATCCGCAAATACCAGGAGAGCGACCGCAAGTGGGTCGTGGGCTTGCTCTCCCGGGGGATGGCCGAGCACACCCCAGCCACCTTCCGGCGATTACTGAAGCTGCCTGGAACCCTCATACTCTTACTTGGGGGGCCCCTCGCCCTACTCCTGGCCTCCGGCTCCTGGCTTCTGGCCCTCAtgttcagcctcagcctcctccctgccCTGTGGTTCCTTGCCAAAAAACCCTGGACGGAGTATGTAGACAAAACATTGCGCACAGACATGTCTGACATCACCAAATCCTACCTGAGTGAGCGTGGCTCCTGCTTCTGGGTGGCTGAGTCTGAAGAGAAGGTGGTGGGCACAGTAGGAGCTCTGCCCGTTGATGATCCCACCTTGAGGGAGAAGCGGTTGCAGCTGTTTCATCTCTCTGTGGACAGTGAGCACCGTGGTCAGGGGATAGCAAAAGCTCTGGTCAGGACTGTCCTCCAGTTTGCCCGGGACCAGGGCTACAGTGAAGTTGTCCTGAACACCAGCAACATCCAGCTCTCTGCCATGGCCCTCTACCAAAGCATGGGCTTCAAGAAGACTGGCCAGTCCTTATGCTGTGTGTGGGACAGGCTAGTGGCTCTTCATACAGTTCATTTCATCTATCGCCTCCCTTCTGCTCAGGCAGGGagtctatgatttctttccttctggatTGGTCAGAATAGAATCCATTCAGTTGTAGCAGCAAGCAATCCCCAACCTTTCACTGCAATGACCTTTCAATGCAATAAAAGCTTATTGTCCATTCACATCTGTGTCCCATGTGATTGCTTGTGGGGTAGCTTCTGGGTTTCTGCTTCATTCAGTCTTTTTGAGTCccatctgtttcatttttctagtgCCAGGATAATGTTGCATAAGAACAaccataaaatgaaagaaatatttatttagctcatgagtCTAAAGTCAGCAAGTTTGGCTGAACTTGGCTGGGCAGTTCCTCTGGTCTCTGATTGCATTGTACAAATGCAGTGGGATTGGCTGAAAGACTAGACCAATTGTGCTTTTTGTTTTCCCACAGGCTAGCTCAGGCATGGTTTCAAGGAAATTGCagaggaacaaaaacaaaagcagaaacaaacaaatgtgTTTTCAAACCCCTGCATGTGTTGCATCTTCCCCAAACTCAAGGAGAGAGGAACCTGCCTCTGTAGTGAGAAGGGCTGCAAAGTCACATAGCAAAAGGGTGGAATGCAGCCTTGTGAGAAGAATTGGGGCCAGATACACAATCAATCCACTCTAACCACAAGGTCTTTGCAGAGGGAAGAAGGTGGCCTCAGAGGGGAGTGTGGGATTTACCATGGGCTAGACCTGGAAGTAGTATAACTCTTCCAGGGGatcataacagaatacctgagactgggtaatttataaggaaaagaggtgtATTTGGTTCACGGTTTTGCTGGCTGTACAAAAAGCATAGTGCAGgcatctgtttctggtgagggcctcaggaatcTTTTACTCATGTGGAAgctgaagggggagcaggtgtgtcacacGGCAAGACAGCAAGCAAGAGAGATGCTAGGtgctttcaaacaaccagcttaCATGTGAACTAATATAGccagaactcattcattaccatGGACAGAtcaccaagccatttatgaggaATCCACCCCTATGACTAAAacatctcccactaggccccacctctaacattggTGGTGATATTTCAACATATGATTTGGAGAGAACAAACATCTAAACTATATCAGTCTGCCCCTTACCCCCAAACCTCATGTCatctcacattgcaaaatgcaACCATCCCTTCCTAACAGTTCTCCAAAGTCTCGACTtgttccagcattaactcaaaagtccagaaTCCATAGTTTCTTCTGAGCCTTAAGGCAAATGTCTTCCACCTATGAGGCTGTTATATCAAAAACAAGTTAcatacttccaagatacaattgTGTTACAGGTATTGGGTAggcattcccattccaaaagggagaaattggccaaaagaaagaggCAACAGTCCCcacacaagtctgaaacccagcagggaaaACATTAAATCTGAAACTTCCAAAATCATCTTCCTTAACTCCATACTGGTGAGAGGAGTGGGCTTTCAAGGCCTTGAGCAGCCCTGTCTCTATGGCTTTGCTGGGTGCAGCCCACATGGCTACTCTCACAGGTTGGGATTGAGCCTGTGAGTCTTCCATGCTGAGGCTGCAAGCTGCTGGTGACTCTACCTTTCTGGTGTCCGGAGGGCACTGGCCccattcccacagctccactaggcaatgtcCTAGTGGGGACCTTGTATGGGGTTCCAACCCTATGTTTTCCCATGGCTCTGCCCTAGTAGAGGCTCTCTGTGGGGTCTCTGCCCTgtggcaggcttctgcctgggcgcCCAGGCTTTTCGATACATCCTcagaaatctaggtggaagctcCCAAGCCTCCTTCACTCTTGCATTCTGCAAGCCtgcagacctaaaaccataatggaagtctgggcatggtggctcacacttgtaattccagcactttgggaggttgaggcaggtggatcacctgaggtcaggagttggagaccagcctgaccaacattgtgaaaccccatctctactaaaaatacaaaattagctgggcatggtggcgcatgcctgcaatcccagctacttgggatactgaggcaggagaatagcttgaaccctcgaggcggaggttgcagtgagctgagatcgtgccattgcattccagcctggctgacagggcaagactctgtctcaaaaaagaaaaaaaaaaaaagtatggaagcTGCTAAGACTTAGGGCTTGTACCCTCCAAAGCAGTGGTCTGAGCTGCACCTGGGGCCCtttgagccaaggctggagctggagaagCTGGGATGTGGGAAGTAGCATCCTGAGGTGACATAGGGCAATGGTGCCCTGGGCCTGGTCTCTGAAACCATTCAGTTCTCCTAGGCCTGTGGGCCTGTGATAGAAGGGGCCTTCTGAAATGCCTCTGAGGCCTTTTCCCACCGTCTTGAATATTAGCACCTGGCTCCCTTTTAGACATGCTAATGTCTCCAACAAGTAGTTGCTCAGCAGGCTGCTTGGATTCCTCCTtgtctaccacatggccaggctgcaagttttctaaatatttacaccctctttccattttaattataagttctgttaaaagaaatacattagacaaattaaatttaatagagtttaactgagcaagaaaaataaatattttgcaagTCGGGCAGCCCTCAGAATCACAGCAGCTTCAGACCAACACCAGGGATGCTGTGTTGTCAAAGCAAATttgtggacagaaaaaggaaagtgacatacagaaaatggaagtgaggtacagaaacagccagacTGATTACAGCTTGGTGGTTGCCTTATCTGAGCATGATTCCAACAGTCAGCTGCctgtgagtggttgaagtatggccaatgggattggctgagactcagctatTGCTAAAGAAGCAtcctcctaagttaggttttcggTCTGCTTACCTACTAGTTACACTACGGTTCACCCTTACAAGTATGGGAATATGAAGGCTTCCTCAGGCCAGATTTGAATTTCAATTATCAACTCCCCTCTTTTTGTCAGACTCTCAATTTAGACAGATTGACTAAAACTTTAGGCATTGATGTCACTCTCTCACTATTGTAAAAATTGGCTCAGTATGGAATTCACAAATTTTTTTAGTCTCAGTATGGAGTTCACAAGTCTTTATTGGTGTCACTATGAAGTTTACAAGTCACAGCTTCACACTAGGTGAATGATTCTTTAAATTCTTGCTGACCTAGTCGAAGTTAGACCATTCAATTCTCAATGTATGGCTGCATACAAAACATTTAAGACTTGAGAGGATGGAGCACACCAGGGAACTATTATTATGACTATCAAGAGAAT
This genomic window from Pongo pygmaeus isolate AG05252 chromosome 12, NHGRI_mPonPyg2-v2.0_pri, whole genome shotgun sequence contains:
- the LOC129026018 gene encoding N-acetyltransferase 8-like, whose translation is MAPYHIRKYQESDRKWVVGLLSRGMAEHTPATFRRLLKLPGTLILLLGGPLALLLASGSWLLALMFSLSLLPALWFLAKKPWTEYVDKTLRTDMSDITKSYLSERGSCFWVAESEEKVVGTVGALPVDDPTLREKRLQLFHLSVDSEHRGQGIAKALVRTVLQFARDQGYSEVVLNTSNIQLSAMALYQSMGFKKTGQSLCCVWDRLVALHTVHFIYRLPSAQAGSL